A genome region from Daphnia magna isolate NIES unplaced genomic scaffold, ASM2063170v1.1 Dm_contigs230, whole genome shotgun sequence includes the following:
- the LOC123467776 gene encoding pyridine nucleotide-disulfide oxidoreductase domain-containing protein 1-like yields MKTVWPKGAAQSNSSAREGEEGKCRLLGFTWSEPSPYRCEGTPFELGKDGGMLVNQSMESSVQDIYAAGDVCTVNWDVAFHWFQMRLWSQARPMGSYAGMCMAASFLKEAPPLLDFSFELFTHVTRFFGFRVVLLGLFNGQKLEGRYEALVRVTKGVEYLNLVVQDGKLHGAVLIGDTEMEGTFKNLILNQLDISQYVENLLNPDIDIEDYID; encoded by the exons atgaagactgt ctggccgaaaggagcagcgcagtcgaattcgtctgctagagagggggaggagggaaaatgtcgactactgggctttacgtggagtgagccatctccttatcGCTGTGAGGGCACGCCTTTTGAACTAGGAAAAGATGGAGGAATGTTGGTGAATCAGTCCATGGAATCATCTGTCCAAGACATCTATGCTGCTGGCGATGTTTGCACGGTTAACTGGGATGTGGCTTTTCATTGGTTTCAG ATGCGGCTATGGTCTCAAGCACGACCAATGGGATCTTACGCAGGGATGTGTATGGCAGCCTCTTTTCTTAAGGAAGCCCCTCCACTGCTTGATTTCAGCTTTGAACTGTTCACCCACGTTACTCGTTTTTTCGGATTTCGTGTTGTTTTGCTTGGGTTATTCAATGGGCAGAAGTTGGAAGGAAGGTATGAAGCACTCGTGCGCGTGACAAAag GTGTCGAGTATCTCAATCTAGTTGTCCAGGATGGTAAGCTGCATGGTGCGGTACTAATCGGGGACACAGAGATGGAGGGGACattcaaaaatttaatattGAACCAATTAGACATTTCTCAGTATGTGGAAAATCTCCTCAATCCCGATATTGATATTGAGGACTACATTGATTAA